A window of the Mus pahari chromosome 1, PAHARI_EIJ_v1.1, whole genome shotgun sequence genome harbors these coding sequences:
- the Eif1ad gene encoding probable RNA-binding protein EIF1AD encodes MSQASKRKHVVQEVLGEHMVPSDQQQIVKVLRTPGNNLHEVETAQGQRFLVSMPSKYRKNIWIKRGDFLIVDPIEEGEKVKAEISFVLCKNHVRSLQKEGHWPEAFSEVAEKQNNMNRESQPELPAEPQLSGGEGSSSEDDSDLFVNTNHRQYHESEEESEEEEEEEEEEEEEEAA; translated from the exons ATGTCTCAGGCCAGCAAGAGGAAGCATGTGGTGCAGGAGGTGCTGGGGGAGCACATGGTGCCTTCTGACCAACAGCAGATAGTGAAA GTCCTCAGGACTCCTGGGAACAATCTGCATGAGGTGGAGACAGCACAGGGGCAGCGCTTCCTGGTGAGCATGCCCTCCAAATACCGCAAGAACATCTGGATCAAGAGAG GGGACTTCCTCATTGTTGACCCTATTGAAGAAGGGGAAAAAGTGAAGGCTGAGATCTCTTTTGTGCTCTGCAAGAACCATGTCCGCTCTCTCCAGAAGGAGGGTCACTG GCCTGAGGCCTTCTCTGAGGTAGCTGAGAAACAGAACAATATGAACAG AGAGAGTCAGCCAGAACTCCCTGCTGAGCCACAGCTGTCAGGGGGAGAAGGGTCGAGTTCTGAAGATGATTCTGACCTCTTTGTCAACACCAATCACAGACAGTATCATGAGAGTGAGGAGGagagtgaagaagaggaggaggaggaggaagaggaggaggaggaggaggcagcctgA